The Oscillatoria sp. FACHB-1407 genomic interval ATTACGAGTGCTGTATTGGGATTAGAGCTACATCTAGAACAAGGGGAACTGCGCTTTTACAACCCGGCAACAGCGGAGAAATTGTTGAGCCATGCCGAAGCAGAAGCCGCTCGAAAAACCGCACAAGATAAAGCCGAACGACTGGCAACCCGATTGCGAGAACTGGGCATTGACCCCGATTCGATATAACCAGCAGTCTGTACTCCGTTTAAGATAAACCCCGCTCCATCTGGGATAAGACGGCGATCGCGAAATCCCTCACTATTTGATCTGTATTTATTAGGAATGATTCCTAACTGTAGGAGTGTGGGGCGATCGCGTGAATAGGCTGAGAAGAAGTGGGTGGTATTCCAAACCTGTTGATAGCCTCCGTAAGAACCGCCTGTAGTCTCCCTTATCAAGGGGGACGGCGACAGCCGGGGATCAATAGCAACAGATCTGAAACACTATCAACAGGTTCCGACCAGGGTAAATTACGGGTTGTTCCTAATGCGGCTGAATCAACAACAGGAAGGTCGGTTGCAGCGTTGACCGACACAGCACTCACCGCCAAAATGGCTAACGATCCTAAACCAATTAATTTGCGCCAAACCATAATACTTCTTAGAGTAAGAGGCTTTGTCTTGACGATAGAACAAGGATTTGGAGGTTAACAGGAGTTATGGGGGCGATCGCATCACAGCTCTAAATCGCTTGCATAATGCTTGCCGGAGTATGAGTTTAGAGTGTTTGACAAGATAGTGACAATGGCAAAATGCTACAGGTTTGTGATGGCAGAGTGTGATTCAAGTCACTTTGAGTGCCTTCGTTGTCGCTCAAAGACTCTTCGTTGCTATTCGGAGTGTGATTCAAGTCACTTTGAGTGTCTTCGTTGTCATTTAGAGACTCTCTGTTACCACTTTGAGTGTGATTCAAGTCACTCAGAACCCCTTCGTTGCCTCTAAAAGTGTATTCATTGCCACTTCGAGTGTGATTCAAGTCACTCAGAGTATCTTCATTGCCTCTAAAAGACCCTTCGTTGGGTTTCTTTTGCTTTTCATACCATCTCAAAGTGAGTTCGTTGGGTTTCGTTGACTCTTTGAAGCGATTGCTTCTCCCAAAATCCACGGAGAGACTATAGCAATCCTATTTGATTTGTGAAAAAAGCTGTTTGTGAAAGTGCCCGCCCTTTGGGCGGGCACTTTCACAAACGATTTAGGATCGCTATATCTCATTTGTCTATGTGTTTGGGTAATTTCTGGTGCTGAGTATTTTTGTTGCGATCGCCTTTTACTCATTACTTGAATGATCAGCCGCTGGAATTTTAGCGACACTGGCAGATTGCAATAGTTCAGGGAATTGTTTCCAGGGAATATCACCTGTGCTGCTATCGAGATAGCGTTTGCCAAACTGAAGTAAGGCAGAAGCCGTTTCATCCGTTGGTAAATTGGTGAGTAAATAAGTGGGCTTGTGAGGAGCAGAAAAAGCAACGGTGCAGGGGCGATCGCATGTCCAGAGGCAACTGATAGGTTGAATTTCAAACGCATCAGACGGTTTGGTAGATAGCGTATTGAGTTGCTCTAACAAGCGGGTGCCATCAGCAGGTTGATTGTTAGGACGCTCCTCAGAGGAATAATGGCAGGATTTACAGACGAACAGGATATGTTTGGACATGGGGTTAGGATTTATTGACCAGGTACTTGAATAAGTCATCAATCACAGCGTCAGCCGCAAGTAAATTTCCTCCATTCCAGGTCAATGTATTGACTGAATACACACGATTATGTTGAGTGGCTTTGAGCGTTTTTCCTAAGGGAGATTGCAGAATTTTGTCGAACGCTTCTTTTTCATCAGCTTCAAACGTTAAGACGAAGAGAACATCCCCATCCATCATTGCCAATTCTTCTACAGAGTTCAAAATGACGTAACCGTGTGATGTATCCACATCTTGTACCGTGGGACGCTTTAATCCGATGTCGTCAAATACAGAACCTACAAACGAATTTTTGGCTTGAAGGAAGTATCCCCAATGCATTGAAGGGGCAACAACCGATATTTCCTGGTCTTGATACCGATTTCCCAGAGCCTTTTTTAGCTCATCAACGCGCTGATAGTAGTGCTCCCAGGCTTGTCGGGCTTCCTGCTGTTTGCCTAGTACATCAGCAACAAAATTAAAATATTCGCGCCACGATACTGGTCCATCCCAAGATCCCAATGCTGTAGGACTAATCTGGCTTAGCAGAGGATAAGTCGATTGAATCCGATCCCAACCCAGAATCAAATCAGGCTTTGCCAATGCTATTTTCTCTAAGTTTGGCTCATTCTGAGATCCTAACGGTTTTACTCCCTGAAGTTTGTCCATCAAGTACTCAGGAAAGGGATGCTGTAGATTAATAATCGTGCTGGCGATCGGCTTGACCCCTAAGGTAAGAGCATGTCCTAACGTGACATGAAAGATCGTTGCGAGACGCTCAGGATTGACGGGTACACAGGTTGCGCCCAAAACGTGCTGTACCTTTCGGCAATTTTCTGTGGGCGACGCTGAGGAGGTCGTCTTTTGACCCATCCGACCAAACGCTGAAACGAGCAGAAATGTCAGAATTCCCAACACCAGCAGATAGATGAAACGATACAGAAGTTTCTTCATAAAAACTGGATTTAAAACCTCCAGGAAACAGTCCCTTGCACTTCAAATGGGGCACCCGGAAACACACGATTGATGTTGAATGCGCTCTCATAGTATTCAATATCAAACAGATTTCTGAAGTTGATTGCTGCCCTCAAGCGATCGCGCTCATAAAAGATGGCAGCGTCCGTGCGAAGATAGCTGGGCAATTCAAAGGTGTTGGCTAAATCGCCTTCGCGATCGCCCTGGTAGAACAAGCCAATCCCTAACCCCAACCCCCTTAAGCTGCCCTCCTGGATTTGATAGGTTGTCCACAAATTAAAACTATGCTGTGGGACACCATTAATGAGATTTCCGATTGCAAAATCATTATCTTCCGTAATTTGGGCATCGGTATAGGCATAACCACCAATAACGTTCCAACCGGGTAAAATTTCGCCGGAGAAGCTAAGTTCAACACCCTGGCTATTCTGCTCACCCACCTGAATTGTTCGCAATGGATCATTAGGATCAGACGTTAGAATATTGCTGCGAGTCTGGTCATATAGTGCCAGTGTTGCTGCAAGGCGATCGCTGATATCAGCTTTGACCCCAACTTCAAACAATCTTCCCCGTTCAGGTTCCGCCAGAGTTTCACTATTGAACACGTTGGCTTCGGGTCTGAATGAACGACTAAAAGCAGCATACAGAGAAATTGGTGGAATGGGTTGATATACGATTCCTACTCTGGGGCTAAACACTTCCTGTGCAGAGAAGGAATCCGTAGGAAAGCTATTGTTAATCTCTTGATTTGCAATATCCAAGCGTCCGCTCAACAGTACGATGAGATTATCGGTGAGTGAAATTTGATCTTGAACATAAAACCCATAAGTATTAGAACTGGCTTCTCCCTCAAACGGTTCGCCAAATCGTGAACCGATTGGTTGATTGTATTCAGGATCAAAAATATCAATAGGAGCTAGATTGAAACGAGAGTCAGACGGTTCAACACTGTCCTGATCAGTGCGAGTGTAGTTCACTCCAACTAACAACTGATGTTCAATACGACCTGTTGAAAATTCACCAACAACGTAGTTGTCAATTGTAAAGTTTCGAGAATCAGTTACGCCTCGTGTGACTCCACGTTGGAGCGTCCGATTATCAGCATCTAAACTGCGGGGAAACACAATCACTCGATCCTGTTCTAACCAGGCTGCTTCAAAGATACTGCGGAACTGCCAGTTTTCATTGAGGCGATGTTCAAGGTTGTATCCAATCCGAAATAGCTCAACATCATCCCGATCAAAGGGTTCACTGAGATTGCGATCGAGCGGAATTTCGCCATTAGGATTTGGCAAAATCGTTCCCCTTGCAGGCAAACCCATCTGTCCGTAAGACCCGTCAATGTTTAAGTATTCGGCTGATAGTCTTAAGTTGGTGCGATCGCCTATTCGCAACGATACAACCGGAGCAATGACATACTGGTTGCGCTCAAAATTTTCTACAAAACTGCCAGTCGTTCTCGCCAGCAAATTTAACCGATACAAAACTGTTTCACCATCATTCAGCGGTCCTGATAGATCGATCGCACCCCGATAGAAATCAAAGCTTCCTGCCCCTGCTTCTACGGAGTAAAACGGTTCAGAGAGGGGTTGTTCACTAATGATATTGATGATTCCACCCAATGAACCCTGACCATACAACACAGAAGCAGGTCCTCGCAGTACTTCAATGCGCTCAATGGTTGCCGGATCAAAGCTAGAAATCGTACTGTACGGCAGACGAATGCCATCTCTCAACACATCGTACTCACCTGCTTCAAACCCTCGAATAATCGGATCTTCATAAATAGATGTGGATGCCTGTCGGGCTTGAGAGATCCCAGGTACGCTGCGAAGAGCATCAATTAAATTTGTGGGCTGTCGATCCTCCAGTACCTGTTGAGGAATGACCTGAATTGACTGCGGGATATCGCGCAAAGGCGTATCTGTGCGAGTTGCAGTAGTTGCGTCAGGAACATAGTAATCATCTTCCTGATCGCCTGTTGCCACGACTTGAATGGCGTCTTCTTCTGTTCCAGCGATCGCCTCTCCCAGAGTCACCGCCAATACGAAGTTTGGTTCCTGCGACCGGGCATCGCTGCCCGCATCCCCACGGGGTCGCACTTCTGCTACGGGTGGCGCATCGGTTCCCGTAATCACCACCCGCACTCTGTCACCCGGTAAGCTTGTCACACTCACCAACGCAATCCCTGCGATCGGATCTGCTTGAGAAAATTCCTCTGCAAGCGTGGCATTGGCAATGTCCACAATCAACGCATTTCCGACGGATCGGGTTTCGGATGGGGCGATCGCACCTTCTGTTGCCAGTACAATCTGCAAGCCTGTGTCGGTCTCCTCAAGGCTTACTCCAGTAATCTGCACTAACGATGCCTCAATCTGAGCGACCCACGCTTCAACGGTTGTTGCAGGTTGTCTTAATTCATCTAGCTGAGATCGAGAGTCATTAGCTAGATGCGGCTGATTATCACGAATCGGGTTCTCAGATTCCTGCAATGACACCTGACCGACGACAAATGACGGTTCTTCTGCCGCTTGTGCCCCGGCAGGCAACGCTGCACCCATCAAGCAGCCTGCCACACCCAGCATTAAGCCTAACCGAACTTGCACCAACTCCATGCTCATCAACACTCCTCACAACGGGCATTTGCCCTTATTGAAAACCCTTCTTAATAAGAGATGAAATGTAGTGTAGAGAAGCCAGTCAAGCCATGTCTATCCCAAAACGGCATTCTATGATCCCAAAACGGACAATTGCCCTGCTAAACACTCCCTTGGGGTGATGCCAAACTGACGCTTGAATGCAGCGGCAAAATGCCCTAGATGAGCATAACCAACGCGATTGGCGACTTCTGCAACCGTGCAGTTGCCTGCTCTCAATAGTTGTTCTGCCTGTTGCATCCGTTGTTGCGTCAGATAGCCAACGACCGTAGTCCCAAACAATTCTTGAAATCCCCGACGCAGGGTGCGATCGCTCACCCCAACTTGTTGAGCAAGTTCTAACAACGACGGTGGATGTTCTAATTGCTGCGTCAGAATTTCCTTAGCGTGATGAATGCGGGCGATCGTGTCTGATTTGAACCCGGTGAACAAGGACGATGGCTGCTTCACAGAAATGCGATCAAGCTGTAACCCCAACAACTCAAACACTTTGGCTTGCAGATAGAGCCGTCGCACGACTCCTTTTAATGGAGTCTTGAGAATCTGTTGCACGACTCGTTGCATTGGCAGGGTGACATCGGGAAAGAAAGATGTTTTCCACTCATGGTCGCGAAGCAACAGTGATTTCAAAGCCAATGTATGAGCTGACCCATCCAACAAAAAGGGTTCCAGCAACTCTGGTGACAGATGAATACTAACACCGAGCAACCGTTGCGATCGCTCGTATTGAGCCACATAGCCAGGAGAAATCCCACTGCCTGAAAGATAGCTGCAAGTACCTCCTATTGTGGGATACACATCCTCATGATGAATCAGTCCATTCAGCAACAGCGAACACTGTACCAGATGGTCATGAACAGGTACTTTAAGGAATAAATCATCTTGATATTCAAAATTCAGAATATCCAACCAAACTCCCGGCACAAGCTCCATACTCTGAATATGCCCCTTGCCAAGACAGGTAGGCATCTCCTCCCACACTTCAAATTCATCAATCGGTGTATGAATCAGAGCGATCTCAGAATGGTGTTGCCATAGTTCAGAATACTCAGCCGATGAGAGAGCGAGAACCATAATTGTGTTCTAATCCGTTCTATTGTTTCACCTTCGATCGCGCCAGGTAGATAAAAAATGGCGCACCAATGAGAGCCATCATGATTCCCACGGGTAATTCCTGGGGTTTGATGACCAACCGGGCTGCCAGGTCAGCGATCGCCAGCAGGATTGCACCCCAAACCGCCGCATAGGGCAGAATCCATCGGTAATCGACTCCCACCCAAACGCGGACGATGTGGGGAATGACGAGTCCAATAAAGCCAATGGGTCCCGCCAAGGCAACGGCACTCCCAGCTAATAAAACAACGACCAAAGCTGCGATCGCCTTCACCCATCCCGTTCGCAATCCCAATCCTTGAGCCACTTCTTCACCTAGGGTTAGGGCAGTGATTTGTTTGCCCATGCTAAATGCAGTAATTAAGCCAATCCCAACATAGGGGAGAATGGGCAACAACACGTCGAGGTCGCGTCCAGCAACAGATCCGGCTAACCAAAAGCGAATGTCATCTAAGGTGCGTTGATTGAGGATGAGAATTCCAGTCGTTAAAGAAGATAAGAGATACGTGAGAACGGCTCCTGCCAGGATGAGTTTTAAGGGAGTAATGCCGCTTCGTCCGATTGAGCCAAGGGTGTAGACCACAATTGCTGCGATCGCACCCCCAGCAAATGCCACCCAGGTCAGCACTTGAATCGGCACCGTACCCAAGAAAAACGTTGTTGTGACTACGGCTAACGCGGCTCCAGCACTAATCCCCAAAATACCTGGATCTGCCAATGGATTGCGGGTTAATCCTTGCATCAATGATCCGGCAACGGCTAACGCGGCTCCAACAACCAGCGTCACCAAGACTCTGGGCAATCGTACTGTTGTAATGATGAGGTGATTGGTGGAACCGTCAAACGCGATGAGCGATCGCCAAACTGTCTCTAAATCAATATCCGCTGCACCAAGAGTGACGCTCAAGACCAGACACAGACAGAGTAGCAGAAAACTGATGGCTAAACCGATAAGTCGAGTTAGGTGCGATCGCTGAGACGATAAAGTGAGAGCCTTGATTGGAGTCATATCAATGAATCGCAGATGAACAGGGGTTAACCCAACTCAACCAGGGCTAAGCGGTAGATATCCCGTAGGATTGGCAGGGAAAACAGAAATCGATCGAGTCTGGAAAATCGTCGGTAATGTTTGAGTGGTACTTTTCTCGGCAGATCATGAAACGTGCAGATTTCTTTGATGTGGTAACGGGAGTCCCACGCTTCAATTTGATGAATGTTAGCGATCGCCCAATCAAATGTTGCAGAGGTATGTTTGACGGCTTGATAAGGTTTACGGACGTTGTGCCGAGATGCCGAGCTTGACCCCTTCTAGCGATCGCAACTGATCCATGACGGCAACTACACGACCATGTTCCACTTTTTCATCGGCGTTAATCACCACAAGGTGTTCTTGATCACCGATGATTGTTTTCACTTGCGCTGCTACATCCTCAACCTGGATAGGTTGGCGATCGAGAAATACATTTCCTTGCTCGTCGATGGTGACAGTGAGCTTGCTCTGTTGTTGGGATTGAGCGGTTTGCGCCTGAGGCAGATTCACAGGTAAGCCTTCAGAACGGCTAAGAAATAGTGATGCCATGATAAAAAACGTCAAAATGGCAAAGATGACATCAATCATCGGCACAATATTAATTTGGGGTGAATCCTCTAAATCGTCTGGAATGTTCATTGTTAATCCACAGCTGTTAATGTTTTGAATTCTGCAAAGCCCTCATGTTGACCCAGATGTAGCACTTCGAGTTGACTGCCATACTCCCGAATGGCTGCAATCTGCCGTCGATAAAATCCGCGAAACACATTGGCAAACAGCAAAGTAAACACTGCCACGATCAGTCCTGCTGCTGTAGAGACTAACGCTTCGCTGATGCCGCCTGTTACCTGCACGGCACTTTCACTGCCGACACTGCCTAAATTCAGCGAGGCAAACGACCGAATTAACCCAATTACCGTTCCCAACAATCCCAGTAGGGGAGACAGGGTTACAATCGTGTCAAAGATCGTGTTAAACCGCCGCAGAGCAGGCAGTTCAGCCTGGGTTGCTCCTTCTAAAGTCAAGCGAAAAGCATGGGGTGGAAAGTGATTGACCTCTAGAGCCTCTAGAAAAATGCGAGCGATCGGCAAGTCGGCATTTTGCTTGAGCTTGAGCATCGCTGTATCAAAATCATGCGAGTAGGCTCGCAAGACATCCCGCACGACTCGCTTTTGACGACGGTTGATCCGCACCCAAAAGACAACCCGTTCAATGATCAGGGCGATCGCTACGATCGAAAACGCCAGAAGGGGAAACATGACAATTCCCCCGGCTAAAAATAGTTCAATAATCAGCATTTCAGATATCCAGAGCAATAGAACCAATCTTCAAATCGGCAAGGCAGACTTGAATTCGTTATTGATAACTCTTCTCAAAAAGAGAGTATTTTCTTATGAGGATGATGTCAACCCCTCTCATTTCTAAGGTAAATTCTTTTGCCGCATCAAGGAATAACCTGATAACTCTATTTCCTACTTGATCCCCAAGGCTTTATAGATCAAAGGTTCTAGTGATGTATGAAAAAACAACATTACAGAAAAGAATGTGTTGACAGCACCAGCGTTGAATTTTAGGATGAACAGGTTATACAAAGATTCTCAATAACAAGTAGGTGGGGCGAATGACGTTTTCAGATACAGTCGCTCAACAACGAGAAAAGCAAGCCACGGCTCTCAAGCGATTTGTCATGGCTAGTCTGGCAGGATCGGTCGTGTTACACAGTGGTGGGTTGTTTCTCAAAGTCAGTCATCTCTGGCAAGCAGATGAGCCAGCATCCGAAGAAATTACGATTGTGGTGACACCAGAAGAGGAAGGGGTGACACCCACAGATGCAACAGAAATGGCAGTAGCTCCTGAAACACCAGGTGAGCCAACTACCACAGCTGAGTTTTCATCTCCAACGATAGAAACCTTCAGCGAACCAACTGTGGTGCAGGAGTCTACAGTTGCCCCAGTTGAATCCACTCCAGAAGACCCTGTCGCTGAGGAACCACCTTTACAAGAGCCACTGACTGAAGAAGAGCCAACCCCGATTGCTGAGGACGTCACCCCCACAGAAACTGCAACAGAATCAACGGAGGATAACTCGGACGAGCCTTCACAAACCGCTTTGCCAGAATCGGATACTCGTAACTTAAGCGATCTTCTAGCAGAACTCCGACGAGCGCGACAACAGGGCAACTCATCTCCATCAGGAACATCTCAGCAGACCGGCATCTCCGGCAATCCTACTTCCGAAAATACGGGTGGTGTTGGGAATGGAACTGCCACTGCTGCGGCACCCACGTCCAGTATTACTCCCCCCGCAAGTACCCCGACCAGACAAGGTAGGCGATCGCGTGAAATTACGTGTACTGGCTGTGAGTTTGATTATCCAGAAGCCGCCGATGGTGCAGAAGGAACGGCTCAAGTCATCGTCGAGACGGACGATCAAGGACGAGTGATCTCCGTTATGTTGTCTCGGTCGAGTGGCAACGCCGCACTCGATCGTGCTGCATTAGAGCAAGCCCGACGACGAGTTCGCTTGAGCAATGCCAGAGCAGGCGAAAGTTATCCGATTGATATTGACTTTGTACAGCCCAATTCAGAAGCGGCACAACGGGTTAGAGAACGGGGCGATCGCCGCAGTATTACTGTTGATGATCCTGAACCTACGGCTGAAACCCCCACGTCTGAACCCCCCGCTTCGGCAGCAGTCACGACGCCATCCCCAACACCGGAGTCCACCATAACGGAGGAAGGATCACCCACTCCAGAGCCATCCTCAATTCCAGACGCCTCTCCAGCAGGATCAACGAGCCAGGAACCCGCAACCCCAGCCATTTCAGAGCCACGTCCTGTGAGCACACCTGTTACTCCGCAACCCAGCACCAGTCGCGACGTACCGGAACCCCGTACATCAGAACCCGCGCCAGAATCGCGTACACCAGAACCTGCACCAGAACCGCGTGCATCGGAGCCTGTTGTAGAACCGGATACCCCGCCAATGCCGCCTTCTAGTCCTCCGCCACCCGGTTCATAACCCTCTTCTGTCACTCTCTTCGTAAACAAATCTCATACAGACCTCATTTCAAAGCAAGCTTTACTCAACCCTCATCCCCAATCCCTTCTCCTAAGTACTGCTATTCATGGATAGGGTTTGGAAATAAAACCAGGGGGGTTTGGGGCTTCGCCTCCAAGAAGGGGTTCCACCCCTTCACCCCTTTCAAAACTTATTTTTTGCTGTACTAGCTAGAAGCTAGAAGAGACAGTTGCACTACCTGTTTTGAAATATAGAGCTTTTCTGTAGAAAGATATTGATATCAAAATCGGTATTGCAAAATATTGGGGTGTCTTATCTTTAACCTCGATTGCTGATGAGATAGAAGGATGGTTGCTGCTGTGGGGGATTTTTTAGATGCCTTTATTTCCTACGGACGGGTAGATAGCAAAGTTTTTGCTACGAAACTCCATCAGCAATTGACAGAAAAGGGTTATAAGATTTGGTTTGATCAGAACGACATTCCCTTAGGGGTAGACTTTCAAGATCAGATTAATGACGGCATCGAAAAATCCAACAATTTTATTTTTATCATTGCGCCTCATGCCGTTCACTCCCTTTACTGCACCAGAGAGATTGAACTCGCAGTCAAGCTCAACAAACGTATCATTCCCATTTTGCATATTGAGCAGATTACGCAGGAGGTGTGGCAACAACGGTATCCTAACGCTTTAAGCTCTGAATGGGATGAGTTTACTGCAAAAGGGCTGCATTCTAGTCTGGCGGATTTGCATCCTGCGATCGCTAAGATCAACTGGATTTTCTGCCGAGATGGGGTGGATGACTTTGATACCGCCTTTACAGGGCTAATCAATGTCATGCAGCGACATCAAGAATATGTGCAACACCATACCTATTGGTTAACCAAAGCTCTGGAATGGGAGCGGCAACACAGACAAACGCGCTATTTATTAATGGGTGCAGAGCGACAGCAAGCTGAAACCTGGTTAAAAACTCGGTTTTATGGAGAACAACCTCCCTGCATCCCTACGGATCTTCATTGTGAGTACATTGTAGAGAGCCGCAAGAACGCCAATAATTTGATGACAGACGTATTTCTGTCTCATGCCGAAGAAGATGACGTAGTGACAACCCTGATCTCTAAAAGTCTGATTCGACAGGGATTGACAGTGTGGTGGAGTAAGACAGATATTCAAACTGGAGTAGAATTTCAAGAGGCGATCGCTCATGGGATTGAAGAAGCCGATAACATTCTTTATCTCATTTCTCCTGCGTCACTCCAGTCAAAATATTGTCAGTGGGAAATTGACTACGCACTTTCCTTAAACAAACGAATTATTCCCTTACTGATTAAGCAAACCGAACTTGAGCAGATCCCTGAAAATTTGCGATCGCTCCAATACATTGATCTGACTGACAATGTTTTAGACACGGACTATCAGCAAGATGAGAGTAAATTATTTCGGATTCTGCGACATGATGCAGACTATTACGAACAGCACAAACTGCTGTTGGCAAAAGCCTTGAAATGGCAGCGGCAGCAGCGGAATCCCAGTCTGTTGCTACGAGGAAATAACCTGCGTTATGCAGAAGCCTGGTTAAAAGTTGCCCATCGCAACAGTCAGCATCCACCCACAGCATTACAGGCAGAATTCATCACAGCAAGTTTGCAACAACCTGACGAAGCGGCATTGGACGTATTTATCTCCTATTCGCGGGCTG includes:
- a CDS encoding helix-turn-helix transcriptional regulator gives rise to the protein MVLALSSAEYSELWQHHSEIALIHTPIDEFEVWEEMPTCLGKGHIQSMELVPGVWLDILNFEYQDDLFLKVPVHDHLVQCSLLLNGLIHHEDVYPTIGGTCSYLSGSGISPGYVAQYERSQRLLGVSIHLSPELLEPFLLDGSAHTLALKSLLLRDHEWKTSFFPDVTLPMQRVVQQILKTPLKGVVRRLYLQAKVFELLGLQLDRISVKQPSSLFTGFKSDTIARIHHAKEILTQQLEHPPSLLELAQQVGVSDRTLRRGFQELFGTTVVGYLTQQRMQQAEQLLRAGNCTVAEVANRVGYAHLGHFAAAFKRQFGITPRECLAGQLSVLGS
- a CDS encoding TonB-dependent siderophore receptor; translation: MSMELVQVRLGLMLGVAGCLMGAALPAGAQAAEEPSFVVGQVSLQESENPIRDNQPHLANDSRSQLDELRQPATTVEAWVAQIEASLVQITGVSLEETDTGLQIVLATEGAIAPSETRSVGNALIVDIANATLAEEFSQADPIAGIALVSVTSLPGDRVRVVITGTDAPPVAEVRPRGDAGSDARSQEPNFVLAVTLGEAIAGTEEDAIQVVATGDQEDDYYVPDATTATRTDTPLRDIPQSIQVIPQQVLEDRQPTNLIDALRSVPGISQARQASTSIYEDPIIRGFEAGEYDVLRDGIRLPYSTISSFDPATIERIEVLRGPASVLYGQGSLGGIINIISEQPLSEPFYSVEAGAGSFDFYRGAIDLSGPLNDGETVLYRLNLLARTTGSFVENFERNQYVIAPVVSLRIGDRTNLRLSAEYLNIDGSYGQMGLPARGTILPNPNGEIPLDRNLSEPFDRDDVELFRIGYNLEHRLNENWQFRSIFEAAWLEQDRVIVFPRSLDADNRTLQRGVTRGVTDSRNFTIDNYVVGEFSTGRIEHQLLVGVNYTRTDQDSVEPSDSRFNLAPIDIFDPEYNQPIGSRFGEPFEGEASSNTYGFYVQDQISLTDNLIVLLSGRLDIANQEINNSFPTDSFSAQEVFSPRVGIVYQPIPPISLYAAFSRSFRPEANVFNSETLAEPERGRLFEVGVKADISDRLAATLALYDQTRSNILTSDPNDPLRTIQVGEQNSQGVELSFSGEILPGWNVIGGYAYTDAQITEDNDFAIGNLINGVPQHSFNLWTTYQIQEGSLRGLGLGIGLFYQGDREGDLANTFELPSYLRTDAAIFYERDRLRAAINFRNLFDIEYYESAFNINRVFPGAPFEVQGTVSWRF
- a CDS encoding FecCD family ABC transporter permease codes for the protein MTPIKALTLSSQRSHLTRLIGLAISFLLLCLCLVLSVTLGAADIDLETVWRSLIAFDGSTNHLIITTVRLPRVLVTLVVGAALAVAGSLMQGLTRNPLADPGILGISAGAALAVVTTTFFLGTVPIQVLTWVAFAGGAIAAIVVYTLGSIGRSGITPLKLILAGAVLTYLLSSLTTGILILNQRTLDDIRFWLAGSVAGRDLDVLLPILPYVGIGLITAFSMGKQITALTLGEEVAQGLGLRTGWVKAIAALVVVLLAGSAVALAGPIGFIGLVIPHIVRVWVGVDYRWILPYAAVWGAILLAIADLAARLVIKPQELPVGIMMALIGAPFFIYLARSKVKQ
- a CDS encoding ExbD/TolR family protein, whose amino-acid sequence is MNIPDDLEDSPQINIVPMIDVIFAILTFFIMASLFLSRSEGLPVNLPQAQTAQSQQQSKLTVTIDEQGNVFLDRQPIQVEDVAAQVKTIIGDQEHLVVINADEKVEHGRVVAVMDQLRSLEGVKLGISAQRP
- a CDS encoding MotA/TolQ/ExbB proton channel family protein: MLIIELFLAGGIVMFPLLAFSIVAIALIIERVVFWVRINRRQKRVVRDVLRAYSHDFDTAMLKLKQNADLPIARIFLEALEVNHFPPHAFRLTLEGATQAELPALRRFNTIFDTIVTLSPLLGLLGTVIGLIRSFASLNLGSVGSESAVQVTGGISEALVSTAAGLIVAVFTLLFANVFRGFYRRQIAAIREYGSQLEVLHLGQHEGFAEFKTLTAVD
- a CDS encoding energy transducer TonB family protein; this translates as MTFSDTVAQQREKQATALKRFVMASLAGSVVLHSGGLFLKVSHLWQADEPASEEITIVVTPEEEGVTPTDATEMAVAPETPGEPTTTAEFSSPTIETFSEPTVVQESTVAPVESTPEDPVAEEPPLQEPLTEEEPTPIAEDVTPTETATESTEDNSDEPSQTALPESDTRNLSDLLAELRRARQQGNSSPSGTSQQTGISGNPTSENTGGVGNGTATAAAPTSSITPPASTPTRQGRRSREITCTGCEFDYPEAADGAEGTAQVIVETDDQGRVISVMLSRSSGNAALDRAALEQARRRVRLSNARAGESYPIDIDFVQPNSEAAQRVRERGDRRSITVDDPEPTAETPTSEPPASAAVTTPSPTPESTITEEGSPTPEPSSIPDASPAGSTSQEPATPAISEPRPVSTPVTPQPSTSRDVPEPRTSEPAPESRTPEPAPEPRASEPVVEPDTPPMPPSSPPPPGS
- a CDS encoding ABC transporter substrate-binding protein; the encoded protein is MKKLLYRFIYLLVLGILTFLLVSAFGRMGQKTTSSASPTENCRKVQHVLGATCVPVNPERLATIFHVTLGHALTLGVKPIASTIINLQHPFPEYLMDKLQGVKPLGSQNEPNLEKIALAKPDLILGWDRIQSTYPLLSQISPTALGSWDGPVSWREYFNFVADVLGKQQEARQAWEHYYQRVDELKKALGNRYQDQEISVVAPSMHWGYFLQAKNSFVGSVFDDIGLKRPTVQDVDTSHGYVILNSVEELAMMDGDVLFVLTFEADEKEAFDKILQSPLGKTLKATQHNRVYSVNTLTWNGGNLLAADAVIDDLFKYLVNKS
- a CDS encoding DUF1636 family protein, which codes for MSKHILFVCKSCHYSSEERPNNQPADGTRLLEQLNTLSTKPSDAFEIQPISCLWTCDRPCTVAFSAPHKPTYLLTNLPTDETASALLQFGKRYLDSSTGDIPWKQFPELLQSASVAKIPAADHSSNE